Part of the Candidatus Afararchaeum irisae genome, CGCGTTCTTACACGCCGTCGTTAGGGGAAGGAAGACGTTACGCGAGAAAGAGACCTCGTCGGGCTTGTCGACGTCTTCGGGGTCGACTTCTAAGAGGACGTCAGCCTCCATCGTCGAGCCTCCTGAGGTCGACGCGTTTCTCGTCGTTCTCGACGGCTTCGAACCTCTCGGCTATGTAGTCGTACGACATCCCCTCTCCGTGGAGGAGAACCTCTATGAGGTCGTCGGGTTCGTCTACGTCGGTCGAGAGACGGAACGAGTCTACGGTAGATGTATCGATTCCGCGTGACCTCGCGGTTTCGAGATGGTCGGTGTAGCTAGTCCCGTGGTAGTCGACCTTGAACTCAGACGTCCACGAGACGAATGCGTTTGTTCCTCCGTTTCTCCCGGGAGCTAAAGACAGATCCGTGTCGCCGCCTCGCTCCACGAGACGCCGCACAGAGTCGGGTGTAGCTATACAGACGTCCGACATCACGACACCGACGGGAGCCTCGTCGAGGACGGAGTTTACTGCGGGAGTCAACGGTTCGGGACAGAGACGTGTCTCGTAGCTGAGGTCGAAGCCGGGGTCGTATCCGTCGAGTCGGTGAGTCGTGAGTACGACGGGGTCGTGTCCCGACTCCTCGACAGCCGAGTAGACGTCGTCGAGCATACAGAAGCTAAACTCGACCCTCTCGTCGGGAGACAGGAGGCGTGAGAGACGTGTCTTCGGGCTCTCGGGCTTGAACGGGATGTAGAAGAGCATCGATCAGAAGAGTTCGCGCCAGAGACTGTTCTTGTACTTGTCGCCGCGGTCACAGAACGGAGTGACTATACACGCCTCGTCGGGGTTCTCCATCTCCTCAGCGAGGTTTATACACGCCTCTAAGTTGGCACCCGAAGACGTCCCGACGAGGAACTCGTCGCCGACCCTCATGACATCACGCACAGTCTCCTCCGAGAACT contains:
- the cofC gene encoding 2-phospho-L-lactate guanylyltransferase, whose amino-acid sequence is MLFYIPFKPESPKTRLSRLLSPDERVEFSFCMLDDVYSAVEESGHDPVVLTTHRLDGYDPGFDLSYETRLCPEPLTPAVNSVLDEAPVGVVMSDVCIATPDSVRRLVERGGDTDLSLAPGRNGGTNAFVSWTSEFKVDYHGTSYTDHLETARSRGIDTSTVDSFRLSTDVDEPDDLIEVLLHGEGMSYDYIAERFEAVENDEKRVDLRRLDDGG